From Streptomyces cyaneogriseus subsp. noncyanogenus, the proteins below share one genomic window:
- a CDS encoding AMP-binding protein, giving the protein MTPQPSYAHGTSTTPLLGDTIGANLDRAIAAYPDREALVDVASGRRWTYAEFGAAVDEVARGLLAKGVAKGDRVGIWAVNCPEWVLVQYATARIGAIMVNVNPAYRAHELEYVLQQSGIRLLIASLAHKGSDYRSLVEQVRGRCPRLRETVYIGDPTWDALTAAASSVPAERLAAAQAELSCDDPVNIQYTSGTTGFPKGATLSHHNILNNGYWVGRTVGYTEADRICLPVPFYHCFGMVMGNLGATSHGACIVIPAPSFDPKATLEAVQRERCTSLYGVPTMFIAELDLPGFAEYDLSSLRTGIMAGSPCPVEVMKRVVAEMNMAEVSICYGMTETSPVSLQTRRDDDLEHRTATVGRVLPHIEVKIVDPATGVTLPRGTAGELRTRGYSVMLGYWNEPEKTAEAVDAGRWMHTGDLAVMREDGYVEIVGRIKDMIIRGGENVYPREIEEFLYAHPKIADVQVVGVPHERYGEEVLACVVPRDPDDPLTLEEVRSFCAGRLAHYKIPSRLEVVDSFPMTVSGKVRKVELRERFTR; this is encoded by the coding sequence GTGACCCCGCAGCCGTCGTACGCCCACGGCACCAGCACCACGCCGCTGCTCGGCGACACCATCGGGGCCAACCTCGACCGGGCGATCGCCGCGTACCCCGACCGCGAGGCGCTGGTCGACGTGGCCTCCGGGCGGCGCTGGACCTACGCCGAGTTCGGCGCGGCGGTCGACGAGGTGGCGCGCGGGCTGCTGGCCAAGGGCGTGGCCAAGGGCGACCGGGTCGGCATCTGGGCGGTCAACTGCCCGGAGTGGGTGCTGGTGCAGTACGCCACCGCCCGCATCGGCGCGATCATGGTGAACGTCAACCCGGCCTACCGGGCGCACGAGCTGGAGTACGTGCTCCAGCAGTCCGGCATCCGCCTGCTGATCGCCTCGCTCGCGCACAAGGGCAGCGACTACCGGTCGCTGGTGGAGCAAGTACGGGGCCGCTGCCCCCGGTTGCGCGAGACCGTCTACATCGGCGACCCGACCTGGGACGCCCTGACGGCGGCCGCCTCCTCGGTACCGGCCGAGCGGCTCGCCGCCGCGCAGGCCGAGCTGAGCTGCGACGACCCGGTCAACATCCAGTACACCTCCGGCACGACCGGCTTCCCCAAGGGCGCCACCCTCTCCCACCACAACATCCTCAACAACGGCTACTGGGTGGGCCGGACGGTCGGGTACACGGAAGCCGACCGGATCTGTCTGCCCGTCCCGTTCTACCACTGCTTCGGCATGGTGATGGGAAACCTCGGGGCCACCTCCCACGGCGCGTGCATCGTCATCCCGGCCCCCTCCTTCGACCCGAAGGCCACCCTGGAGGCCGTGCAGCGGGAGCGGTGCACCTCCCTGTACGGCGTCCCCACCATGTTCATCGCCGAACTCGACCTGCCCGGCTTCGCGGAGTACGACCTGTCCTCCCTGCGCACCGGCATCATGGCGGGCTCGCCCTGCCCGGTGGAGGTGATGAAACGGGTGGTCGCCGAGATGAACATGGCGGAGGTCTCCATCTGCTACGGCATGACCGAGACCTCTCCCGTGTCCCTCCAGACCCGCCGGGACGACGACCTCGAACACCGCACCGCGACCGTCGGCCGGGTCCTGCCCCACATCGAGGTGAAGATCGTCGACCCGGCCACCGGCGTCACCCTGCCGCGCGGCACGGCCGGGGAACTGCGCACCCGCGGCTACAGCGTGATGCTCGGCTACTGGAACGAGCCGGAGAAGACCGCCGAGGCGGTGGACGCCGGCCGCTGGATGCACACCGGGGACCTCGCGGTGATGCGCGAGGACGGGTACGTCGAGATCGTCGGCCGCATCAAGGACATGATCATCCGGGGTGGGGAGAACGTCTACCCGCGCGAGATCGAGGAGTTCCTCTACGCCCACCCGAAGATCGCGGACGTCCAGGTCGTCGGGGTGCCGCACGAGCGGTACGGCGAGGAGGTGCTCGCCTGCGTCGTCCCGCGCGACCCGGACGACCCGCTCACCCTGGAGGAGGTGCGCTCCTTCTGCGCGGGCCGGCTCGCCCACTACAAGATCCCGAGCCGTCTGGAGGTCGTCGACTCCTTCCCGATGACCGTGTCGGGCAAGGTGCGCAAGGTCGAACTGCGGGAGAGGTTCACGAGGTGA
- a CDS encoding MFS transporter, whose product MPSPTSHESPRPARPDAAAPAGTPPDMRRIATASFIGTAIEFYDYYIYGTAAALVLDDAFFPELSETAGTLATLSTFAVGFAARPLGAAVFGHFGDRVGRKAVLVVSLLMMGLSTGLIGLLPGYDTLGVAAPVLLVVLRLVQGLGLGGEWGGAALLAVEHAPRNKRGLYAAAAQMGSPVGYFAATLTFLVMSSVLGDAAFDSWGWRVPFLISFVLVAVGLVIRLRIAETPAFAKVAEERETAKAPLLEAFRVHPRELLLGAGMITVVYVMFYTAATYCITYTTEELGIPKNDMLLLTLVAVTVLGVSTYLVARWSDRVGRRRLIIGGTLFGAVWGAVLFPLLDTGDYVLIAVGLSGALLCMGIIYGPIGAYLPELFGTRMRYSGAGFSYNLGGVLGGAAAPLVVTALAENYSATVGGWFMSAMALLSLGCVLALPETRDRDLDAV is encoded by the coding sequence ATGCCTTCCCCGACGTCCCACGAATCCCCCCGGCCGGCCCGGCCGGACGCCGCCGCACCGGCCGGGACACCGCCGGACATGCGCCGGATCGCCACGGCCAGTTTCATCGGCACGGCCATCGAGTTCTACGACTACTACATCTACGGAACCGCCGCCGCGCTCGTCCTCGACGACGCCTTCTTCCCCGAACTGTCCGAGACGGCGGGCACCTTGGCCACGCTGTCCACGTTCGCCGTCGGCTTCGCCGCCCGCCCGCTGGGGGCCGCCGTCTTCGGCCACTTCGGCGACCGGGTCGGCCGCAAGGCCGTCCTCGTCGTCTCACTGCTGATGATGGGCCTGTCCACCGGTCTGATCGGCCTCCTGCCCGGTTACGACACCCTGGGGGTGGCCGCACCGGTCCTGCTGGTGGTGCTGCGCCTGGTCCAGGGCCTGGGCCTGGGCGGCGAGTGGGGCGGCGCGGCGCTGCTCGCGGTCGAGCACGCGCCGCGGAACAAGCGCGGCCTGTACGCGGCGGCCGCGCAGATGGGCTCCCCCGTCGGTTACTTCGCCGCCACGCTCACCTTCCTGGTGATGTCGTCGGTGCTCGGCGACGCCGCGTTCGACAGCTGGGGCTGGCGGGTCCCGTTCCTGATCTCCTTCGTCCTGGTGGCCGTCGGCCTGGTGATCCGTCTGCGCATCGCCGAGACCCCGGCGTTCGCGAAGGTCGCCGAGGAGCGGGAGACCGCCAAGGCGCCGCTGCTGGAGGCGTTCCGGGTGCACCCGAGGGAGCTGCTGCTCGGCGCCGGCATGATCACGGTGGTGTACGTGATGTTCTACACGGCGGCCACGTACTGCATCACCTACACCACGGAGGAGCTCGGCATCCCGAAGAACGACATGCTGCTGCTGACCCTGGTCGCGGTGACCGTCCTCGGTGTCTCCACCTATCTGGTCGCCCGCTGGTCCGACCGGGTCGGCCGCCGCCGGCTCATCATCGGCGGCACCCTGTTCGGGGCCGTGTGGGGCGCGGTGCTGTTCCCGCTGCTGGACACCGGCGACTACGTCCTGATCGCCGTGGGGCTCAGCGGCGCCCTGCTGTGCATGGGCATCATCTACGGGCCGATCGGCGCCTATCTGCCCGAGCTGTTCGGCACCCGGATGCGCTACTCCGGTGCCGGTTTCTCCTACAACCTGGGCGGCGTGCTCGGCGGCGCCGCCGCCCCGCTGGTGGTGACGGCGCTCGCCGAGAACTACAGCGCCACGGTGGGCGGCTGGTTCATGAGCGCGATGGCGCTGCTGTCCCTCGGGTGCGTGCTGGCTCTGCCGGAGACGCGGGACCGCGACCTCGACGCCGTGTGA
- a CDS encoding PucR family transcriptional regulator → MDDFACDSPTVDALARRLSEPAGTRPPWCGPAGGDFGDVVIAGPGEPLDFAAGSLVLAVGARGPEAAAMVAAAGAAGAAAVAVRVTGARLPAPVRAAAEAARVAVLGVPAKLRWDRVEAEARAMVACGAEPGPDRGGDLFSLAHTVAALTHGVVSIEDAAHRVVAYAGPGEEADELRRLSILGRSCPEPYLALLRRLGVHRRVRESDEVVPVAEQPEMGARRRLVIGINAGRRPLGTIWVQEGGRPLAERAPQMLRGAARLAAAQLVDHYFQGDARARLASREELGHALLTGRFDAAALAAHLGIDPDAAADVVAVDLREPPGDTARADAGRAEAAGIMSVHAAAHRASALVVHACGQLYAILPAPAADAAADPAEPLLRWAGDLVATLRRLTGTAVQAVLAGRADRLADIPEVKLRGHQALRLLARTPEVPVATHTRLAPALLVRDTLDLLAAAPRARFPAVAALVAHDRDHGTDLARSLLLYLDAFGDVGAAARRLTVHPNTLRYRVRRAVALTGLDLDDPEHRLAAALQLRLDLGAPDRAAAAFPRG, encoded by the coding sequence GTGGACGACTTCGCATGTGACTCCCCCACCGTGGACGCCCTCGCCCGCCGGCTCTCCGAGCCGGCCGGGACCCGGCCGCCCTGGTGCGGTCCGGCCGGCGGGGACTTCGGCGACGTGGTCATCGCCGGGCCGGGCGAGCCGCTCGACTTCGCGGCCGGGTCGCTGGTCCTCGCGGTGGGGGCGCGCGGCCCCGAGGCGGCGGCCATGGTCGCGGCGGCCGGTGCGGCGGGCGCCGCCGCCGTCGCCGTGCGGGTCACCGGCGCGCGCCTTCCGGCGCCGGTGCGCGCGGCGGCCGAGGCCGCCCGCGTCGCGGTGCTGGGGGTGCCCGCCAAGCTGCGCTGGGACCGGGTGGAGGCCGAGGCGCGGGCCATGGTGGCGTGCGGCGCCGAACCGGGCCCGGACCGCGGCGGCGACCTGTTCTCCCTCGCCCACACCGTGGCGGCCCTGACCCACGGCGTCGTCAGCATCGAGGACGCGGCGCACCGGGTGGTGGCGTACGCCGGACCCGGTGAGGAGGCCGACGAGTTGCGGCGGCTGTCCATCCTCGGGCGCAGTTGCCCGGAGCCGTATCTGGCGCTGCTGCGGCGGCTCGGCGTCCACCGGCGGGTCCGTGAGAGCGACGAGGTGGTCCCGGTGGCGGAGCAGCCGGAGATGGGCGCGCGGCGGCGCCTGGTGATCGGGATCAACGCGGGGCGGCGTCCGCTGGGCACGATATGGGTGCAGGAAGGCGGCCGGCCGCTGGCCGAGCGGGCGCCGCAGATGCTGCGGGGAGCCGCCCGGCTCGCCGCCGCCCAGCTCGTCGACCACTATTTCCAGGGCGATGCCCGGGCCCGCCTCGCCTCTCGCGAGGAACTCGGCCACGCCCTGCTCACCGGCCGGTTCGACGCCGCCGCGCTCGCCGCCCACCTGGGCATCGACCCGGACGCCGCCGCCGATGTCGTCGCCGTGGACCTGCGCGAGCCGCCGGGGGACACCGCGCGGGCGGACGCCGGGCGGGCGGAGGCGGCCGGGATCATGTCCGTGCACGCCGCCGCGCACCGCGCGAGCGCCCTCGTCGTCCACGCCTGCGGACAGCTCTACGCCATCCTGCCCGCGCCCGCCGCCGACGCAGCCGCGGACCCGGCGGAGCCGCTGCTGCGCTGGGCCGGCGACCTCGTCGCGACGCTGCGCCGGCTGACCGGCACCGCGGTGCAGGCCGTCCTCGCCGGGCGGGCGGACCGGCTGGCGGACATCCCGGAGGTCAAGCTCCGCGGCCATCAGGCGCTGCGGCTGCTCGCCCGCACCCCGGAGGTGCCCGTCGCCACCCACACCCGGCTGGCGCCCGCCCTGCTGGTGCGCGACACCCTGGACCTGCTCGCCGCCGCGCCCCGGGCCCGTTTCCCGGCCGTGGCGGCCCTGGTCGCCCACGACCGGGACCACGGCACCGACCTGGCCCGCTCGCTGCTGCTGTACCTGGACGCGTTCGGCGACGTGGGCGCCGCCGCGCGGCGGCTGACCGTGCACCCCAACACGCTGCGCTACCGCGTGCGCCGCGCCGTGGCGCTGACCGGCCTGGACCTGGACGACCCCGAACACCGGCTGGCGGCGGCGCTCCAGTTGCGCCTGGACCTGGGGGCGCCGGACCGGGCGGCCGCGGCCTTCCCGCGCGGCTGA
- the gcl gene encoding glyoxylate carboligase produces MARMTAARAAVEILKREGVTDAFGVPGAAINPFYAALKASGGIAHTLARHVEGASHMAEGYTRTHPGNIGVCIGTSGPAGTDMITGLYSATGDSIPILCITGQAPTAVIHKEDFQAVDIASIAKPVTKMAVTVLEAAQVPGVFQQAFHLMRSGRPGPVLIDLPIDVQLTEIEFDPETYEPLPVYKPAATRAQVEKAIGMLNASERPLIVAGGGIINADAADLLVEFAELTGTPVVPTLMGWGVLPDDHELNAGMVGLQTSHRYGNATFLESDFVLGIGNRWANRHTGKLDVYTAGRKFVHVDVEPTQIGKIFAPDYGIASDAKAALELFVEVAKELKAAGQLPDRSEWAAAAQEKKATLQRRTHFDNIPIKPQRVYEEMNKAFGPETRYVSTIGLSQIAGAQMLHVYRPRHWINCGQAGPLGWTVPAALGVAKADPDAQVVALSGDYDFQFMIEELAVGAQHKIPYVHVLVNNSYLGLIRQAQRAFDIDFQVKLEFENINSPELGVYGVDHVKVAEGLGCKAIRVTDPAELGAAFEQAKKLAAEYRVPVIVEAILERVTNISMSGTNDISNVVEFEELATEPGHAPTAVKTLKV; encoded by the coding sequence ATGGCTCGTATGACCGCTGCCCGCGCGGCAGTTGAGATTCTCAAGCGCGAGGGCGTCACCGATGCGTTCGGTGTGCCCGGCGCGGCGATCAACCCCTTCTACGCGGCGCTCAAGGCATCCGGCGGCATCGCCCACACCCTCGCCCGTCACGTCGAGGGCGCCTCCCACATGGCCGAGGGCTACACCCGTACCCACCCGGGCAACATCGGCGTGTGCATCGGCACCTCCGGTCCGGCCGGCACCGACATGATCACGGGTCTGTACTCCGCGACGGGCGACTCGATCCCGATCCTGTGCATCACCGGCCAGGCGCCGACCGCGGTGATCCACAAGGAGGACTTCCAGGCCGTCGACATCGCCTCCATCGCCAAGCCGGTGACCAAGATGGCGGTCACCGTCCTGGAGGCCGCGCAGGTCCCCGGCGTCTTCCAGCAGGCGTTCCACCTCATGCGCTCCGGCCGGCCCGGCCCGGTCCTGATCGACCTGCCGATCGACGTCCAGCTCACCGAGATCGAGTTCGACCCGGAGACCTACGAGCCGCTGCCGGTCTACAAGCCGGCCGCGACCCGCGCCCAGGTCGAGAAGGCGATCGGGATGCTCAACGCCTCCGAGCGCCCGCTGATCGTGGCCGGCGGCGGCATCATCAACGCCGACGCCGCCGATCTGCTGGTGGAGTTCGCCGAGCTGACCGGCACCCCCGTCGTGCCCACCCTCATGGGCTGGGGCGTGCTGCCCGACGACCACGAGCTGAACGCCGGCATGGTCGGCCTGCAGACCTCGCACCGCTACGGCAACGCGACCTTCCTGGAGTCCGACTTCGTCCTCGGCATCGGCAACCGCTGGGCCAACCGCCACACCGGCAAGCTGGACGTCTACACCGCCGGGCGGAAGTTCGTCCACGTCGACGTCGAGCCCACGCAGATCGGCAAGATCTTCGCCCCGGACTACGGCATCGCCTCCGACGCCAAGGCCGCGCTGGAGCTGTTCGTCGAGGTCGCCAAGGAGCTGAAGGCGGCCGGCCAGCTGCCCGACCGCTCGGAGTGGGCCGCCGCCGCGCAGGAGAAGAAGGCCACGCTCCAGCGCCGTACCCACTTCGACAACATCCCGATCAAGCCGCAGCGCGTGTACGAGGAGATGAACAAGGCGTTCGGGCCCGAGACCCGGTACGTCTCCACCATCGGCCTCTCGCAGATCGCCGGCGCCCAGATGCTGCACGTCTACCGGCCGCGGCACTGGATCAACTGCGGCCAGGCGGGCCCGCTCGGCTGGACCGTCCCGGCCGCGCTCGGCGTCGCCAAGGCCGACCCGGACGCACAGGTCGTGGCGCTCTCCGGCGACTACGACTTCCAGTTCATGATCGAGGAACTGGCCGTGGGCGCCCAGCACAAGATCCCCTACGTCCACGTCCTGGTGAACAACTCCTACCTCGGCCTGATCCGGCAGGCGCAGCGGGCGTTCGACATCGACTTCCAGGTCAAGCTGGAGTTCGAGAACATCAACTCGCCCGAGCTCGGCGTCTACGGCGTCGACCACGTCAAGGTCGCCGAGGGCCTCGGCTGCAAGGCGATCCGGGTGACCGACCCGGCCGAGCTGGGCGCCGCCTTCGAGCAGGCCAAGAAGCTCGCCGCCGAGTACCGGGTGCCGGTCATCGTCGAGGCGATCCTGGAGCGGGTCACCAACATCTCCATGTCGGGCACCAACGACATCAGCAACGTCGTGGAGTTCGAGGAGCTGGCGACCGAGCCGGGCCACGCTCCGACCGCCGTCAAGACGCTGAAGGTCTGA
- a CDS encoding PhzF family phenazine biosynthesis protein, with product MTTNAPRPEVLRYTAFSSAPDGGNPAGVVLDATALDDSDMLAIAAELGYSESAFLTAPPEDLGGQEGRAYGIRYFSPRAEVPFCGHATVATAVALAERAGPGKLVFATRAGTVPVEVTDEGGTFRATLTSVEPHIEKIADADLTEALAALGWPAADLDPAFPPRIAFAGARHLVLAAATRERLADLAYDFARLEVLMHRLDLTTVQLVWREAATVFHVRDPFPVGGVVEDPATGAAAAAFGAYARELGLVPEDAVLTLHQGEDLGRPGELTVTLREGDPRVRVSGAGTRIG from the coding sequence ATGACGACGAACGCGCCGCGGCCCGAGGTGCTGCGATACACCGCCTTCTCCAGCGCCCCCGACGGCGGAAACCCCGCCGGTGTCGTTCTGGACGCCACCGCCCTGGACGACAGCGACATGCTCGCCATCGCCGCCGAGCTCGGATACTCGGAGTCCGCGTTCCTGACCGCGCCCCCGGAAGACCTCGGCGGCCAGGAGGGGCGGGCGTACGGCATCCGCTACTTCAGCCCCAGGGCCGAGGTTCCGTTCTGCGGGCACGCCACCGTCGCGACCGCTGTCGCGCTCGCCGAGCGGGCGGGCCCGGGGAAGCTGGTGTTCGCGACGCGCGCCGGCACCGTGCCGGTGGAGGTGACCGACGAGGGCGGGACGTTCAGGGCCACGCTCACCAGCGTCGAACCACACATCGAGAAGATCGCCGACGCCGACCTCACGGAGGCACTCGCCGCGCTCGGCTGGCCGGCCGCCGATCTCGACCCGGCCTTCCCGCCCCGCATCGCGTTCGCCGGCGCCCGCCATCTGGTCCTCGCGGCGGCGACGCGCGAGCGCCTCGCCGATCTCGCGTACGACTTCGCGCGCCTGGAAGTCCTGATGCACCGGCTGGACCTGACGACGGTTCAGTTGGTGTGGCGGGAGGCGGCCACCGTCTTCCACGTCCGCGACCCGTTCCCCGTCGGCGGCGTCGTCGAGGACCCGGCGACCGGCGCCGCGGCCGCCGCCTTCGGCGCATACGCCCGCGAGCTCGGCCTGGTCCCCGAGGACGCCGTCCTCACCCTGCACCAGGGCGAGGACCTGGGCCGCCCTGGCGAGCTCACGGTGACGCTGCGCGAGGGTGACCCGCGCGTCCGCGTCAGCGGCGCGGGAACTCGCATCGGCTGA
- a CDS encoding tyrosine-type recombinase/integrase produces MAALAVVRDLREHWAPASAEELERFETDVLSGFVLARASAGLADGTIRGDVGHLDQIRTWFGRPLWDMEPADADVYFGKVLRHSPSGTRLGRSQALSTYFMFLELRHKVELHRMTGRVVECPIDEMNRPRGAKDAQLRIPPSEPEIGTLFTEWGGELATCRKFAPTARNYTASKLMSQVGLRVSEACGLDLDDIKWDLGRFGKLHVRHGKGARGSGPRERMVPLINGADRTLRWFIEDVWGQFDDDHTRPGAPLFPSERKNTHGSARRVGDDALRNGLDNAVQAHLASWTDRLTPHVLRHFCASQLYGNGLDLLAIQEVLGHSWIATTMRYIHVQQTRVEDAWVAGKERAAKRLEGLAR; encoded by the coding sequence TTGGCGGCGCTGGCGGTCGTACGGGACCTGCGTGAGCACTGGGCGCCCGCGTCGGCTGAGGAGCTGGAGCGGTTCGAGACCGACGTGCTGTCCGGGTTCGTCCTCGCACGGGCCTCAGCAGGGCTGGCGGACGGCACCATCCGCGGGGACGTCGGTCACCTGGATCAGATTAGGACATGGTTCGGCCGGCCTTTGTGGGACATGGAGCCTGCCGACGCGGACGTGTACTTCGGGAAGGTGCTGCGGCACTCGCCCAGCGGCACCCGGCTGGGCCGGTCGCAGGCGCTGAGCACGTACTTCATGTTCCTGGAGCTGCGGCACAAGGTCGAGCTGCACCGGATGACCGGCCGGGTGGTCGAGTGCCCGATCGACGAGATGAACCGGCCGCGCGGGGCCAAGGACGCCCAGCTGCGGATCCCACCGAGCGAGCCTGAGATCGGGACGCTGTTCACGGAGTGGGGCGGCGAGCTGGCCACCTGCCGGAAGTTCGCCCCCACCGCCCGGAACTACACCGCTTCGAAGCTGATGTCCCAGGTCGGACTGCGGGTGAGCGAGGCATGCGGCCTCGACCTGGACGACATCAAGTGGGACCTGGGCCGCTTCGGCAAACTCCACGTCCGCCACGGCAAGGGCGCCCGCGGCTCGGGTCCGCGCGAGCGAATGGTCCCGCTGATCAACGGTGCCGACCGGACACTGCGATGGTTCATCGAAGACGTGTGGGGCCAGTTCGATGACGATCACACTCGCCCTGGTGCCCCGCTGTTCCCCTCCGAGCGCAAGAACACCCACGGCTCCGCCCGCCGGGTCGGCGACGACGCCCTGCGCAACGGGCTCGACAACGCGGTCCAGGCTCATCTGGCGAGTTGGACGGACAGGTTGACACCGCACGTCCTGCGGCATTTCTGCGCGTCCCAACTCTACGGAAACGGGCTGGACTTGCTCGCCATCCAGGAGGTCTTAGGACATTCCTGGATCGCTACGACCATGCGGTATATCCACGTGCAGCAGACCCGGGTCGAGGACGCCTGGGTGGCGGGGAAGGAACGGGCCGCGAAGCGGCTGGAAGGACTGGCCCGATGA
- a CDS encoding helix-turn-helix domain-containing protein, which translates to MRWNLRLTAANKGIWKASELQRSLAEHGLVISAGKMSGLWSGQPVSLKLEDLDVICVVLGCEIGDLLIPEPEKVSRTGQAEETERAAVGAETAAPKVIPKRRDGRTLPPE; encoded by the coding sequence ATGAGGTGGAACCTGCGGCTGACCGCCGCGAACAAGGGTATCTGGAAGGCGTCCGAGCTCCAGCGGAGCCTGGCCGAGCACGGCCTGGTGATCTCGGCCGGCAAGATGTCCGGGCTGTGGTCCGGCCAGCCGGTCTCGCTCAAGCTGGAGGACTTGGACGTCATCTGCGTGGTCCTCGGCTGTGAGATTGGAGACCTGCTGATCCCCGAACCGGAGAAGGTCAGCCGAACTGGCCAGGCAGAGGAGACGGAACGGGCCGCGGTCGGTGCGGAAACCGCCGCACCAAAGGTGATCCCGAAGCGCCGGGACGGCCGGACGCTGCCGCCGGAGTGA
- a CDS encoding tyrosine-type recombinase/integrase codes for MARFPKGYVKPTDSCDSCLAWGNFSGRLCPTCYMFGRGHDAAACAGCRRVQPLKWDYCRLCWCQARLSAKAVVGQPTDETDVRNRLSAVRHHQLFFVGMHYRRRPTPAVRTRGGRRGAPRKPPPAPAWRPDPGWQQPPLFAQIPRDYSRLALADADLTSPWLAWAKYLAHRLAETRGWGRNIRFAVNRGLALVLTGHVEGDVIRHTEIFAPLRALDLPVGHTVTVLEEMGIFEDDSEPSFERWITERLEGLAPGIRSETERWTRILRDGGPRSLPRREGTVWLYLNRVRPVLLEWSNPYDHLREVTRDDVLTYIKTLHGHKRHDQLIALRSLFTWAKRNGLIFRNPTSRIKVGQYEYAVLQPLVPEQVDRSVAAATTLATRLILALAAVHAARVAQIATFMLDDLDLGNRRLTIAGRVHPLDDLTLKLLLDWLEHRRNRWPNTANLHLLINNQTATKTSRASNHWISAAMRGQDATLERLRVDRQLEEALTHGPDPLHLAEVFGLDAKTAMRYADSARALLHQAAEQPLQ; via the coding sequence GTGGCACGGTTCCCGAAGGGCTACGTCAAGCCCACCGACTCCTGCGACAGCTGCCTGGCCTGGGGAAACTTCAGCGGCCGCCTCTGCCCCACCTGCTACATGTTCGGTCGCGGCCACGACGCGGCCGCATGCGCCGGCTGCCGTCGCGTCCAGCCGCTGAAGTGGGACTACTGCCGCCTGTGCTGGTGCCAGGCCCGCCTCAGTGCGAAGGCCGTCGTCGGCCAGCCCACGGACGAGACGGACGTGCGGAACCGGCTCAGCGCCGTCCGGCATCACCAACTGTTCTTCGTCGGGATGCACTACCGCAGGAGACCGACCCCCGCGGTTCGGACGCGCGGAGGACGGCGGGGAGCGCCGCGCAAGCCGCCTCCTGCACCGGCCTGGCGCCCGGATCCCGGCTGGCAACAGCCACCGCTGTTCGCCCAGATCCCCCGTGACTACAGCCGGCTCGCCCTGGCCGACGCCGACCTGACCAGCCCGTGGCTGGCCTGGGCAAAGTACCTCGCCCACCGGCTCGCCGAGACCCGCGGCTGGGGACGCAACATCCGCTTCGCCGTCAACCGCGGCCTGGCCCTCGTCCTCACCGGCCACGTCGAGGGCGACGTCATCCGGCACACGGAGATCTTCGCCCCGCTGCGGGCCCTGGACCTGCCGGTCGGCCACACCGTCACGGTCCTGGAAGAGATGGGGATCTTCGAGGACGACAGCGAACCCTCCTTCGAACGCTGGATCACAGAGAGGCTGGAGGGGCTCGCCCCCGGCATCCGCTCGGAGACCGAGCGCTGGACCCGCATCCTGCGCGACGGCGGCCCCCGCAGCCTCCCGAGACGGGAAGGCACGGTCTGGCTCTACCTCAACCGAGTCCGCCCGGTCCTGCTGGAATGGTCGAACCCCTACGACCACCTGCGGGAGGTAACCCGCGACGACGTCCTCACCTATATCAAGACACTGCATGGCCACAAGCGCCACGACCAACTCATCGCTCTACGCTCGCTGTTCACCTGGGCCAAGCGGAACGGACTGATCTTCCGCAACCCCACCAGTCGGATCAAGGTCGGGCAATACGAGTACGCCGTGCTGCAACCGCTGGTCCCCGAGCAGGTCGACCGCTCCGTCGCGGCAGCCACCACCCTGGCGACGCGGCTCATCCTCGCCCTCGCAGCGGTCCACGCCGCCCGGGTCGCCCAGATCGCCACCTTCATGCTCGACGACCTCGACCTCGGCAACCGCCGGCTGACCATCGCCGGACGTGTCCACCCGCTCGACGACCTCACCCTGAAACTGCTGCTGGACTGGCTGGAGCACCGGCGAAACCGGTGGCCGAACACCGCGAACCTCCACCTGCTGATCAACAATCAGACCGCCACCAAGACCAGCCGCGCCAGCAACCACTGGATCAGCGCCGCGATGCGCGGGCAGGACGCGACGCTGGAACGGCTCCGCGTCGACCGCCAACTCGAAGAGGCCCTGACCCACGGGCCCGACCCGCTCCACCTGGCCGAGGTGTTCGGGCTCGATGCGAAGACCGCGATGCGCTACGCGGACTCCGCACGGGCGCTGCTGCACCAGGCCGCTGAACAGCCACTTCAGTGA